In Topomyia yanbarensis strain Yona2022 chromosome 2, ASM3024719v1, whole genome shotgun sequence, one DNA window encodes the following:
- the LOC131683416 gene encoding ribosome biogenesis protein BOP1 homolog: MEDPNFWRTVKNLQTRQNIVLSDEDVRHMKRIVAGRNTDDQYDDYQPWIEWFTSEVEKMPIRNITDQKRSLLPSKSEKLKIHGLVHALKMGWIKTRAKVEKQAALNKGPKFYMVWDTDQGRNASHS; the protein is encoded by the exons ATGGAAGATCCGAACTTTTGGCGAACAGTTAAGAATCTACAAACTCGTCAAAATATTGTGCTGAGTGACGAAGACGTTCGGCACATGAAGCGTATCGTGGCTGGGAGAAATACGGATGATCAGTACGACGATTATCAG CCCTGGATTGAGTGGTTCACATCAGAAGTAGAAAAGATGCCCATTCGTAATATTACGGATCAAAAGCGTTCATTGTTGCCAAGTAAATCGGAGAAGCTGAAAATCCATGGCCTTGTTCATGCACTCAAGATGGGTTGGATTAAAACACGTGCCAAGGTAGAAAAGCAAGCCGCTTTGAACAAAGGCCCTAAGTTCTACATGGTTTGGGACACCGATCAAGGAAGAAATGCGTCGCATTCATGA
- the LOC131683417 gene encoding ribosome biogenesis protein BOP1 homolog has translation MKRIVAGRNTDDQYDDYQPWIEWFTSEVEKMPIRNITDQKRSLLPSKSEKLKIHGLVHALKMGWIKTRAKVEKQAALNKGPKFYMVWDTDQGRNASHS, from the exons ATGAAGCGTATCGTGGCTGGGAGAAATACGGATGATCAGTACGACGATTATCAG CCCTGGATTGAGTGGTTCACATCAGAAGTAGAAAAGATGCCCATTCGTAATATTACGGATCAAAAGCGTTCATTGTTGCCAAGTAAATCGGAGAAGCTGAAAATCCATGGCCTTGTTCATGCACTCAAGATGGGTTGGATTAAAACACGTGCCAAGGTAGAAAAGCAAGCCGCTTTGAACAAAGGCCCTAAGTTCTACATGGTTTGGGACACCGATCAAGGAAGAAATGCGTCGCATTCATGA